The genome window TTTTAATCAAATTATCAGAATAATCAGATCTAATAGTACCAGCTAAAGCTAAAGATGGATCAGTATGACCAATAAGTTCACGGTTACGTCTTACTGCATCTTTACATTCCAAAACAGATACAACAATTGGACCGGATGACATAAAATCTACTAAATCATTAAAGAAACATTTATCTTTATGAATAATATAAAAAGATTTTGCTTGGTATTTATTTAAAAACAACATTTTAGTTGCAATTATTTTAAATCCAGATCTTTCAAAACGACTATAAATTTCACCAATGATATTATTAAAAACTGAATTAGGTTTAATAATCAATAGAGTATGTTCTACATTCATAATAATTTTATTATTTTATTTAATAACATTAGATAAAATAATAAAATAAAAAAATATACTAGTCAAAAAAAGAATGAAAATAAAACATTTAATAATGATAACTATAGGAAGTTCAATAGGAACAGGTTTATTTATATCATTAGGAAATGCCATTGTAAAATATGGAATACTATTAACAATAATTTCATATACACTAATAAGTGTAATGGTTTATTTCTTAATGAACATTATCGGAGAATTAATAATTTTACTACCTAAATCTGAATCATTCGCAAATTATGGATCAAAATATGTAGAAGAAGGTTTTGGTTTTTCATTAGGATGGAACTATTGGTATAACTGGGTTCTAACCATAACAATAAATTTAATATCCACCCAAATAATAATGAGTTATTGGTATCCAAAAATACCAAGTTATATTTGGGGAACATTATTTTTAACTATTATTTTCTTAATTAATTTTCTTTCTATAAAAAACTTTGGAGAAATAGAATACTGGTTATCATTAATTAAAATCCTAATCATTTTTTTATTTTTAATAATAGGAAGTATAACAATACTGAATATTATACAAAAAAAAGAAATTTTAATAAACTGGGAAACAATTAGAAATGATTTTTATAAAAATAATATCTATACATTTATAAAAATTACTACAATTATAGGTTTTTCTTTTCAAGGTGTAGAATTAATTGCAATAACAGTAAAAGAAATTAAAAAACCTAAAAAAAATATCAAAAAAATAATAAATA of Candidatus Purcelliella pentastirinorum contains these proteins:
- the ndk gene encoding nucleoside-diphosphate kinase codes for the protein MNVEHTLLIIKPNSVFNNIIGEIYSRFERSGFKIIATKMLFLNKYQAKSFYIIHKDKCFFNDLVDFMSSGPIVVSVLECKDAVRRNRELIGHTDPSLALAGTIRSDYSDNLIKNAVHGSDSNYSAYREIKFFFSKNEIFSRFVK